Proteins from a genomic interval of Oreochromis aureus strain Israel breed Guangdong linkage group 6, ZZ_aureus, whole genome shotgun sequence:
- the LOC116315585 gene encoding homeobox protein Nkx-2.3-like: protein MLLGGLHFLDAAEQELDDMMLQSPLTSTPFSVKDILKLEQQQQQQQQQQSGTLELTHRIHTQQHLSRSPPQQQQQQQHFQTAPSCMLAGARDSPSFSDGEDNLAYLSALAVREEERGDTSLSPDMYVHPGLQGAKLEAAELEEQESKNCGLVSREEAAEGGQGDSERPVQKQRSRRRPRVLFSQAQVFELERRFKQQRYLSAPEREHLATTLKLTSNQVKIWFQNRRYKCKRQRQDKSLEATGQHHPPPPRRVAVPVLVRDGKPCLGGAQSYAAAATAPYGSNPYGYNGYPAYTYNSPAYNTNYSCTYTSIPALPPSGTPNAFMNMNLGNVSGLGSSPQAQTHQGTAVTSCQGSLQGIRAW, encoded by the exons ATGTTACTCGGAGGGCTTCATTTCCTCGATGCTGCAGAGCAGGAGCTGGATGACATGATGCTGCAGAGCCCGCTCACCTCCACGCCGTTTTCTGTCAAGGATATCCTGAagctggagcagcagcagcaacaacagcaacagcagcagtccGGAACCCTGGAGCTCACGCACCGGATCCACACCCAGCAGCACTTGTCCCGCTCTCctccccagcagcagcagcagcagcagcatttccAAACCGCGCCGTCCTGCATGCTCGCCGGAGCCCGGGACAGCCCTTCCTTCTCGGACGGAGAAGACAACCTGGCTTACCTCAGCGCGCTTGCAGTGCGGGAGGAAGAACGGGGGGACACCAGCCTGTCTCCGGACATGTACGTGCATCCCGGCCTGCAGGGAGCCAAGCTGGAGGCCGCTGAGCTGGAGGAGCAGGAGAGCA AAAACTGCGGGCTGGTGTCCCGGGAGGAGGCAGCCGAGGGCGGGCAGGGCGACTCGGAGAGGCCGGTGCAGAAGCAGAGGAGCCGGCGGAGACCCAGAGTGCTTTTCTCCCAGGCGCAGGTCTTTGAGCTGGAGAGGCGCTTCAAGCAGCAGCGCTACCTGTCCGCCCCGGAGCGAGAGCACCTGGCGACCACCCTCAAACTCACTTCGAACCAGGTGAAGATCTGGTTTCAGAACCGCCGCTACAAGTGCAAACGGCAGCGGCAGGACAAGTCTCTGGAAGCGACGGGGCAGCACCATCCTCCGCCGCCGAGGCGCGTGGCCGTGCCGGTGCTGGTTCGGGATGGGAAGCCGTGTCTGGGAGGAGCGCAGAGCTATGCCGCTGCGGCTACTGCTCCGTACGGATCCAATCCGTACGGCTATAACGGATACCCGGCCTACACGTACAACAGCCCGGCGTATAACACCAACTACAGCTGCACCTACACCAGTATCCCCGCCCTTCCTCCCTCCGGCACCCCCAACGCCTTCATGAACATGAACTTGGGAAACGTGAGCGGCCTCGGCAGCTCCCCACAGGCTCAAACACACCAAGGGACAGCGGTCACATCTTGTCAGGGCTCCCTGCAGGGGATCAGGGCCTGGTAG